One region of Erythrolamprus reginae isolate rEryReg1 chromosome 12, rEryReg1.hap1, whole genome shotgun sequence genomic DNA includes:
- the LOC139174664 gene encoding oxaloacetate tautomerase FAHD2B, mitochondrial-like, translating into MPCPLARGLPGAFRLSWAWKTTGCRRLSQLPGAMRLVQFQAKRSSAEAPRIGLEERDGGDVVDLNAFDPSLPRTMRAFLEAGEVALAVARRAQLSGCPSLPRSEVTLLAPITGPDKVICVGMNYTDHCLEQNVKIPKEPIIFSKFPSSIVGPYDAIVHPTETNEVDWEVELAFVIGKKGKHIQESEAMTHVAGFMVAHDVSSRDWQMTRNGRQWLLGKTFDTFCPLGPALVTKDSVSDPHNLGIRCRVNGELMQNSNTNQMIFRTEALVAWVSRFVTLYPGDVFLTGTPPGVGVFRKPPVFLKRGDEVQCEIDELGTICNKVM; encoded by the exons ATGCCGTGTCCCCTCGCGAGGGGTCTTCCCGGAGCCTTCAGGCTGAGCTGGGCTTGGAAGACCACcggctgcaggaggctttcccagCTGCCTGGGGCCATGAGGCTGGTCCAGTTCCAGGCCAAGCGGTCGAGCGCTGAGGCCCCCCGGATTGGGCTGGAGGAAAGAGATGGGGGAGACGTGGTGGACCTGAACGCTTTTGACCCCTCCTTGCCCAGGACCATGCGGGCATTCCTGGAGGCAGGAGAGGTGGCCCTTGCAGTGGCCAGAAG AGCCCAGCTATctggctgcccttctctgccccGGTCTGAAGTGACTCTCTTGGCTCCCATCACCGGTCCAGATAAAGTGATCTGCGTCGGCATGAACTACACGGACCACTGCCTGGAGCAGAATGTCAAGATCCCCAAGGAGCCGATCATCTTCAGCAAGTTCCCCAGTTCCATCGTGGGGCCCTACGATGCCATCGTTCACCCAACGGAGACCAAC GAAGTTGACTGGGAAGTTGAGCTGGCCTTTGTCATTGGGAAGAAAGGGAAACACATCCAG GAATCCGAGGCCATGACCCACGTGGCTGGATTCATGGTGGCCCACGACGTGAGTTCCCGTGACTGGCAGATGACGAGGAACGGGAGGCAGTGGCTGTTGGGGAAAACCTTCGACACCTTTTGCCCGCTGGGCCCAGCTCTGGTGACCAAGGACTCCGTCTCAG accctCACAATCTGGGCATCCGCTGCCGCGTGAACGGTGAACTCATGCAGAACAGCAACACCAACCAGATGATCTTCCGAACGGAGGCGCTGGTCGCCTGGGTGTCTCG ATTCGTCACCTTGTACCCAGGAGACGTCTTTCTGACAGGGACACCGCCGGGCGTGGGAGTTTTCCGGAAGCCCCCCGTGTTCCTCAAG AGAGGAGATGAAGTACAGTGTGAAATTGATGAGCTGGGAACCATCTGTAACAAGGTGATGTGA